From one Bacillota bacterium genomic stretch:
- the rpmI gene encoding 50S ribosomal protein L35: MPKMKSHSGTKKRIKKTGSGKLKRSSTFHGHLMGHKSPKQNRQGRSTEIVSASDVKRIKHQIPYL; encoded by the coding sequence ATGCCAAAAATGAAATCCCATTCGGGAACCAAAAAAAGAATTAAGAAAACAGGTTCGGGAAAATTAAAAAGAAGTAGTACGTTCCACGGTCATTTGATGGGCCATAAATCACCAAAACAAAATCGTCAAGGTAGATCTACTGAAATTGTGTCCGCATCAGATGTAAAGAGAATTAAGCATCAAATACCGTACTTGTAA
- the mnmA gene encoding tRNA 2-thiouridine(34) synthase MnmA: MPKVIIGLSGGVDSSVAALLLKEQGYEVEALFMRNWDSAMNQDLLGNPDINQNICPQEEDYLDAVAVAEKLNIPLHRHDFIKEYWDNVFTYFLDEYKRGRTPNPDILCNKYIKFKAFLDVANDLGADFIAMGHYARTREENGETLLLRGVDDNKDQTYFLCQLNQSQIAKTLFPIGHMLKKEVREIALKHHLVTAKKKDSTGICFIGERNFSLFLSNYLPAKPGKIIADDGTILGNHDGLMYYTIGQRKGLRIGGNQKYENNPWFVIGKDLEKNELYVGQGLNHPMLYSDSCIVEDVNWFSKKKMPHQFECSAKFRYRQQDTPVRILFIDSTTIKVSYPDLVRAVTPGQAAVFYDKEICLGGGTIQKVFMQDLPRNY; the protein is encoded by the coding sequence ATGCCAAAAGTAATTATTGGACTTAGTGGTGGCGTGGATTCAAGCGTTGCCGCTTTACTTTTAAAAGAACAAGGCTATGAAGTTGAAGCTCTTTTTATGCGAAATTGGGATTCGGCAATGAATCAAGACCTTCTTGGAAATCCAGATATTAATCAAAACATCTGTCCTCAAGAAGAAGATTATTTAGATGCAGTAGCTGTAGCAGAAAAATTAAATATTCCTTTGCATCGCCATGACTTTATCAAAGAATATTGGGATAATGTTTTTACTTATTTTTTAGATGAGTATAAAAGAGGGAGAACCCCAAATCCAGATATTTTATGCAATAAATACATTAAATTTAAAGCCTTTCTTGATGTGGCAAATGACTTAGGAGCCGATTTCATAGCAATGGGTCATTATGCTAGAACAAGAGAAGAAAACGGTGAGACGTTGCTTCTAAGAGGGGTAGATGACAATAAGGACCAAACGTATTTCCTTTGTCAATTAAATCAATCACAAATTGCAAAAACATTGTTTCCCATTGGCCATATGTTAAAAAAAGAAGTTCGTGAGATTGCATTAAAACATCATTTGGTTACAGCGAAAAAAAAGGACTCTACTGGAATTTGTTTTATTGGAGAAAGAAATTTTTCTTTATTCTTAAGTAATTATTTACCTGCTAAACCTGGTAAAATTATAGCCGATGATGGTACGATTCTTGGAAATCATGATGGATTAATGTATTATACCATTGGCCAAAGAAAAGGATTAAGAATCGGTGGAAATCAAAAATATGAAAATAATCCTTGGTTTGTAATTGGAAAAGATCTTGAAAAAAACGAATTATACGTGGGTCAAGGCCTCAATCATCCTATGTTATATTCGGATAGTTGTATTGTAGAAGATGTCAATTGGTTTTCAAAAAAGAAAATGCCTCATCAATTTGAATGTAGTGCTAAATTTAGATATCGTCAACAAGATACACCTGTTCGTATTTTATTTATCGATTCCACAACAATTAAAGTATCATACCCTGACTTAGTACGAGCTGTTACTCCTGGTCAAGCAGCGGTTTTTTATGATAAAGAGATTTGTCTTGGTGGTGGAACCATACAAAAAGTATTTATGCAAGACTTGCCAAGAAATTATTAA
- a CDS encoding patatin-like phospholipase family protein yields MNKIGLCLTGGGSRGAYQVGAAKALEELGILSKVSVFSGTSIGAVNCSLLSTKTPSEVKNLWLSVSPDQLKSTQNLFKRLVKERLEFAAKGAYEIKPLEELLKQNLDLKKLKKQSVFVTLSEGGQVNEGIFGLLKSSYSHYIKKDTHVIYSPLHEQSEKNIIKQILASCSIPIIFPPLKVGEKQYFDGGLYDNVPVRPLIDSDCDTVIIIHLNRIYFLDKSKYPGIHFIEIKHGKGLGGILNFDPLQSEITFNSGYQDTLAYFEKNPFNL; encoded by the coding sequence ATGAATAAAATTGGACTTTGTTTAACTGGAGGCGGCTCAAGAGGAGCCTATCAAGTAGGTGCTGCGAAAGCACTCGAAGAATTAGGCATCTTATCTAAAGTATCTGTGTTTTCAGGAACAAGCATTGGTGCAGTAAATTGTTCTTTACTTTCTACCAAAACTCCAAGTGAAGTAAAGAATTTATGGTTAAGCGTTTCTCCTGATCAATTAAAATCTACACAAAATCTCTTTAAAAGACTTGTGAAAGAACGTTTGGAATTTGCAGCAAAAGGAGCTTATGAGATTAAACCATTAGAAGAATTATTAAAACAAAATCTAGATTTAAAAAAACTTAAAAAACAATCTGTTTTTGTGACATTATCTGAGGGTGGACAAGTTAATGAAGGAATCTTTGGTTTGTTGAAATCGTCTTATAGTCATTACATCAAGAAAGACACTCATGTGATATATAGTCCTTTGCATGAGCAATCTGAAAAAAACATCATTAAACAAATATTAGCTTCTTGTTCGATACCCATTATCTTTCCTCCATTAAAAGTTGGAGAAAAACAATATTTTGATGGGGGACTTTATGACAACGTTCCCGTTAGACCTTTAATTGATTCAGACTGTGATACGGTAATCATTATTCATTTAAATCGCATTTATTTTCTCGATAAGTCTAAATATCCTGGAATTCATTTTATCGAAATCAAACATGGTAAGGGCTTAGGTGGAATTTTAAACTTTGATCCCCTACAATCAGAAATCACTTTTAACTCTGGGTATCAAGATACATTGGCTTATTTTGAAAAAAATCCTTTCAATTTGTAA
- a CDS encoding NAD(+) synthase, with amino-acid sequence MIKNGFVKISLISPQLEVGNPLFNVIEMVKALEKNQSAIAVFPELGISAYTCNDLFFQKALFDDVLSALSYLIEHNPFEGIVVCGMPFIVEEMVLNVALVFQGKKILGMVPKFYLPNTKEYYEKRWFKTGFDVVEHIKKVTILNQVIPFGNLIFSFEDIHFGIEICEDMWATITPGNLLSVNGANVIINISASNETLGKDQIRKNAVLEHSRKNCGIYVYCSAGASESSSETVFSGHNIVACNGNLVVETERFSLETEMVYADLDLLRLGYDRRNNSSFRDSILKYRYVYQNVPFTLIESKSYQFSQPLNPLPFVPKTNLINDFNKISSIQEYGLAKRMKHLQLSHIIIGVSGGLDSSLALLIACRVFDALHLDLKGVIAVTMPALATSDRTNKNANKLMKLLGVTALEIDLKNHVLDHLNLIDHDGVTEDVTYENTQARARTMVLMNLANKYQGIVLGTGDLSEIALGWSTYNGDQMSMYNVNGGIPKTLVRFMIKSYADRVFDSSIKDCLYDILDTPITPELKTNQTTESLIGKYEINDFILYRFLICGDDEARIQFLLKIVFQLDDTSSLNYTTHFFQRFYSQQFKRQASPDSPKVLDYALSPRSDYRLPSDVKR; translated from the coding sequence ATGATTAAAAACGGATTCGTTAAAATTAGTTTGATATCTCCACAATTAGAGGTTGGAAACCCGCTTTTTAATGTGATAGAAATGGTAAAAGCTTTAGAGAAAAATCAAAGCGCCATTGCCGTATTTCCCGAACTTGGAATTAGTGCTTACACTTGCAATGACCTATTTTTTCAAAAAGCTCTTTTTGATGACGTTTTATCAGCATTATCTTACCTAATTGAACATAATCCATTTGAAGGAATCGTTGTATGTGGAATGCCTTTTATCGTTGAAGAAATGGTTCTAAACGTCGCTCTTGTTTTTCAAGGTAAAAAAATCTTGGGAATGGTTCCTAAATTTTATCTTCCTAACACAAAAGAATATTATGAAAAAAGATGGTTTAAAACCGGTTTTGATGTAGTAGAACATATTAAGAAAGTAACCATTTTAAATCAAGTAATTCCTTTTGGAAATTTAATATTTTCGTTTGAAGATATTCATTTTGGCATTGAAATTTGTGAAGATATGTGGGCAACCATTACTCCTGGGAATTTACTAAGTGTTAATGGAGCAAATGTAATTATCAATATTAGTGCTTCAAATGAAACACTTGGAAAAGACCAAATTCGGAAAAATGCTGTTTTAGAACATTCTCGTAAAAACTGTGGTATTTACGTTTATTGCTCTGCAGGAGCTTCTGAATCTTCAAGTGAAACAGTATTTTCAGGACATAACATTGTCGCTTGTAATGGTAATTTAGTGGTTGAGACAGAGCGTTTCTCTTTAGAAACAGAAATGGTTTACGCAGATCTTGATTTACTACGTCTTGGATACGATAGAAGAAACAATTCTTCTTTTAGAGATTCAATTTTAAAGTATCGATATGTTTATCAAAATGTGCCTTTTACTTTAATAGAATCAAAATCGTATCAATTTAGTCAACCTCTTAATCCTTTACCTTTTGTGCCAAAAACGAATCTCATCAATGATTTTAATAAAATTTCTTCTATTCAAGAATATGGATTAGCAAAAAGAATGAAACATTTACAATTAAGTCATATTATCATTGGTGTCTCGGGAGGGCTAGATTCTTCTTTAGCTCTTTTAATTGCATGCCGTGTTTTTGATGCACTGCATTTAGATTTAAAAGGTGTTATAGCTGTTACAATGCCCGCTTTAGCTACAAGTGATCGCACCAATAAAAACGCCAATAAATTAATGAAACTTCTTGGTGTTACGGCTTTAGAAATCGATTTGAAAAATCATGTGTTAGATCATTTAAATTTAATCGATCACGATGGTGTCACTGAAGACGTGACCTATGAGAATACACAAGCAAGAGCTAGAACAATGGTTCTAATGAATCTTGCAAATAAATATCAAGGAATTGTTTTAGGTACTGGAGATTTATCTGAAATTGCATTGGGTTGGTCTACATACAATGGCGATCAAATGAGCATGTACAATGTAAATGGTGGAATTCCTAAAACTTTGGTCCGCTTTATGATAAAAAGTTATGCCGATAGAGTTTTTGATTCTAGCATAAAAGATTGTTTATATGATATTTTAGACACACCGATTACTCCCGAATTAAAGACAAATCAAACAACAGAGTCTTTAATTGGCAAATATGAAATTAATGATTTTATTTTGTATCGATTTTTAATTTGTGGTGACGATGAAGCCAGAATTCAATTCTTATTAAAAATCGTTTTCCAATTAGATGATACTTCATCTTTAAACTACACGACTCATTTCTTTCAACGTTTCTATTCACAACAATTTAAACGACAAGCAAGCCCAGATTCCCCCAAAGTTCTCGATTATGCTCTTTCTCCTCGGAGTGATTATCGTTTACCTTCAGATGTAAAAAGATAG
- the glmU gene encoding bifunctional UDP-N-acetylglucosamine diphosphorylase/glucosamine-1-phosphate N-acetyltransferase GlmU, protein MKKYAVILAAGKGTRMKTELPKCAYSLLRKPMIAYIVENIRNSLVADEIIVVVGHKREVIKDILGNTVSYAVQEEQLGTGHAVMVTEDFITDMEGDTMILPGDMPLIDDLVIKQAFQEHYEKKNDLTIVTTNLLTPEGYGRIVRNTFGQLEAIIEEQEATSAQKSINEINTGIYIVKNNVLFHALKQIDNHNSKNEYYLTDIVTISKKNNQLIGSYLLKESFKALGVNDLYALSIAEAQLRLKINKALMLNGVAMINPETITIGHNVKIEENVLIHPNTYITGNSVIKKGAQIGPNTEIHESIIGERVVCRHSLVYNSVVQEDSTIGPFAHLRDGANIGPKNRIGNFVEVKKSSTGVNTKASHLAYIGDATFGSNVNFGCGAITVNYDGVNKYQTFIGDDVFIGCNVNLIAPIRIEDNSLIAAGSTLNKNVPKGSLAIARAYQVNKENYLNEKRKIPKKDL, encoded by the coding sequence ATGAAAAAGTATGCTGTGATATTAGCTGCAGGTAAGGGCACTCGAATGAAAACTGAATTACCAAAATGCGCTTATTCTTTACTTAGAAAACCTATGATTGCTTATATTGTTGAAAATATCCGCAATAGTCTTGTCGCAGATGAGATTATTGTCGTTGTAGGCCATAAAAGAGAGGTTATTAAAGATATTTTAGGTAATACCGTCTCTTATGCTGTTCAAGAAGAACAACTTGGTACAGGGCACGCAGTGATGGTTACAGAAGACTTTATTACTGATATGGAAGGCGATACGATGATTCTTCCAGGAGATATGCCTTTAATTGATGATTTAGTAATCAAACAAGCTTTTCAAGAACACTACGAAAAAAAGAATGACTTGACAATCGTTACGACAAACTTGCTTACCCCTGAAGGATATGGAAGAATTGTTAGAAACACGTTTGGTCAACTTGAAGCTATTATTGAAGAACAAGAAGCTACTTCTGCACAGAAATCGATTAACGAAATTAATACTGGTATTTATATTGTAAAAAACAATGTTTTATTTCATGCTTTAAAACAAATTGACAATCACAACTCAAAGAATGAATATTATTTAACAGATATCGTTACCATTTCAAAGAAAAACAATCAACTGATTGGGTCTTATTTATTAAAAGAATCTTTCAAAGCATTAGGCGTAAATGATTTGTATGCTTTAAGTATTGCTGAAGCACAACTGCGATTAAAGATTAATAAAGCATTAATGTTAAATGGCGTGGCAATGATTAATCCTGAAACCATAACAATAGGCCATAATGTTAAGATTGAAGAAAATGTATTAATTCACCCTAATACCTATATTACTGGAAATTCAGTTATAAAAAAAGGTGCTCAAATAGGTCCTAATACTGAAATTCATGAAAGTATCATTGGCGAAAGAGTCGTATGTAGACATTCACTTGTTTACAATTCTGTTGTACAAGAAGATAGCACCATAGGTCCATTTGCCCATTTACGTGATGGCGCAAATATTGGCCCTAAAAACAGAATTGGAAACTTTGTTGAAGTGAAGAAATCTTCAACAGGAGTTAATACAAAAGCATCACATTTAGCTTATATTGGCGATGCAACCTTTGGTTCTAATGTCAATTTTGGATGTGGTGCCATTACGGTGAATTACGATGGCGTAAATAAATATCAAACTTTTATTGGTGATGACGTGTTCATTGGTTGTAATGTAAACTTAATTGCTCCAATTCGTATTGAAGATAATTCTTTGATTGCTGCTGGTTCAACTTTAAATAAAAATGTTCCAAAAGGTTCTCTTGCAATTGCGAGAGCTTATCAAGTAAATAAAGAAAATTATTTAAATGAAAAGCGAAAAATTCCTAAAAAAGATTTGTAA
- a CDS encoding phosphoglucosamine mutase: protein MGHYFGTDGIRGKAYDYLNFDLAFRVGRSLKLLSLETLVIGRDTRESGEMLVDAIKQGAKISGIDVLDIGIVSTPVLSYISQIQKSLGVMITASHNPYHDNGIKVFLQGKKLFEEEENVIELFLDGKKDLPLSTKVGHDLESIDVLNLYKELFNDVLVKTNFKIGLDLANGATIFSAPFIFQQMTDNLFLIGNHPDGRNINQSVGSTHIETILQFVQSNQLDFGISFDGDGDRLIVVDSHSNVYDGDYLLYVMALYLENQNLLKHHKVALTKMSNLGIIKALEKHGIEVIQTNIGDKYIFEALEKNNIILGGENSGHIINKILLNTGDGVLNAAFLIKILFETNQSLQEITSSIKMYPDKLVNLHHVNRDLVQHEEVLFKVNEIKEILGSDGKILVRASGTEPLIRISVSAKTEKEVDNYIQLIVSIIDRLNH from the coding sequence ATGGGTCATTATTTTGGAACCGATGGAATAAGAGGAAAAGCATATGATTATTTAAATTTTGATCTTGCATTTCGTGTAGGTCGAAGTTTAAAATTATTATCACTTGAGACTCTTGTCATTGGAAGAGATACAAGAGAATCCGGCGAAATGTTAGTAGATGCCATTAAACAGGGTGCTAAGATCAGCGGTATTGATGTTTTAGACATTGGAATTGTTTCAACTCCAGTTCTTTCTTATATTAGTCAAATTCAAAAAAGTCTTGGAGTAATGATAACCGCAAGTCATAATCCTTATCATGATAATGGAATCAAAGTCTTTCTACAAGGAAAAAAACTTTTTGAAGAAGAAGAAAATGTAATCGAACTTTTTTTAGATGGCAAGAAAGATTTACCTCTTTCTACTAAAGTGGGCCATGATTTAGAATCTATTGATGTATTAAATCTATACAAAGAATTATTCAATGATGTTTTGGTGAAAACAAACTTTAAAATTGGTCTAGATTTAGCAAATGGTGCTACTATTTTTTCCGCTCCTTTTATTTTCCAACAAATGACAGATAATCTGTTTTTAATTGGAAATCATCCCGATGGAAGAAATATCAATCAATCCGTTGGATCCACTCATATTGAAACAATTCTCCAATTTGTTCAATCAAATCAATTAGATTTTGGAATTTCTTTTGATGGAGATGGAGATCGTTTAATCGTGGTGGATTCACATTCAAATGTTTACGATGGAGATTATTTGCTTTATGTTATGGCTCTTTATCTTGAAAATCAAAATTTATTAAAACATCACAAAGTTGCATTGACAAAAATGAGCAATCTTGGTATCATTAAAGCTCTTGAAAAACATGGAATTGAAGTAATTCAAACCAATATTGGTGATAAATATATCTTTGAAGCTCTTGAAAAAAATAACATCATTCTTGGCGGTGAAAACTCTGGCCATATTATCAATAAAATCTTGTTAAATACTGGTGATGGTGTTTTAAATGCTGCCTTTTTAATAAAAATTCTTTTCGAAACCAATCAAAGTTTACAAGAAATAACTTCTTCTATTAAAATGTATCCAGATAAACTTGTAAACCTTCATCATGTAAATCGAGATTTAGTTCAGCATGAAGAAGTTTTATTTAAAGTAAATGAAATCAAAGAAATTTTAGGGTCTGACGGAAAAATATTAGTTCGAGCAAGCGGTACTGAACCTCTGATTCGAATTTCTGTTAGCGCTAAAACAGAAAAAGAAGTAGACAATTATATTCAATTAATTGTATCAATAATCGATCGTTTAAATCATTAA
- the infC gene encoding translation initiation factor IF-3 has product MEVLNILYNNSKPVKRDDTLINEEIRVREVLLIGADGTQFGVKSTREAMYIASQEGLDLVMVAPGAKPPVCKLMDYSKFRYEQQRKAREARKNQKVVELKEIRLTAVIDTHDFETKIRNAIKFLEKGDKLKVSVRLPYRAGQMLVLQGKEVLEKFKIRCFEVGELEKDIMHEGRYITMTLGSKKK; this is encoded by the coding sequence ATGGAGGTGTTGAATATTTTATATAACAACAGTAAACCGGTCAAAAGAGATGACACGTTAATTAACGAAGAAATTCGTGTAAGAGAAGTGTTGTTAATTGGTGCTGATGGTACACAATTTGGTGTAAAATCAACCAGAGAAGCAATGTATATAGCTTCTCAAGAAGGCCTTGACTTAGTCATGGTCGCACCAGGAGCAAAACCACCGGTCTGCAAATTAATGGATTACTCAAAATTTCGTTACGAACAACAACGTAAAGCAAGAGAAGCAAGAAAAAATCAAAAAGTTGTTGAACTGAAAGAAATACGCTTAACTGCAGTAATCGATACACATGATTTTGAAACCAAAATAAGAAATGCCATTAAATTTCTTGAAAAAGGCGATAAATTAAAAGTTTCCGTACGATTGCCATATCGTGCTGGTCAAATGCTAGTTTTACAAGGTAAGGAAGTTTTGGAGAAATTCAAAATCAGGTGCTTTGAAGTTGGCGAATTAGAAAAAGATATCATGCATGAAGGAAGATATATTACGATGACTTTAGGTTCTAAGAAAAAATAA
- a CDS encoding ABC transporter ATP-binding protein: MISKELNIIIENVSKKYFNKLGISNISTTFEAGYLNLLVGPNGSGKSTLLKCIMGLIKYDGIIKKNTYKIGYAPEEYVMPSFMTIQDFLVSIGRVKNLEIVYLKETMKKYLLIFDLLQEESRLIGKLSNGMKQKVNLMQAFIHQPRIILLDEPLVSLDLVSQEKILSMIKERCKDSLIIISTHQPEKFKVRKKRIYHIENGCLKDEFIN, encoded by the coding sequence GTGATATCAAAAGAATTGAATATCATTATTGAAAATGTAAGTAAAAAATATTTTAATAAATTAGGAATTTCAAATATCTCAACAACCTTTGAAGCGGGATATTTAAATTTGCTTGTTGGTCCTAACGGTAGCGGTAAATCCACTTTGCTTAAGTGTATAATGGGTTTAATAAAATATGATGGAATCATTAAAAAAAATACTTACAAAATCGGATACGCACCCGAAGAGTATGTGATGCCTTCCTTTATGACCATTCAAGATTTTTTAGTTAGCATTGGTAGGGTAAAAAATCTTGAAATTGTCTATTTAAAAGAAACAATGAAGAAGTATTTGTTAATCTTCGATCTTTTGCAAGAGGAATCCCGTTTAATCGGAAAATTATCAAATGGAATGAAGCAAAAAGTTAATTTGATGCAAGCGTTCATTCATCAACCAAGAATTATTTTGCTAGATGAACCTTTAGTCTCTCTTGATTTAGTTTCTCAAGAAAAAATTCTTTCTATGATTAAAGAAAGATGCAAAGATTCTTTAATCATTATTTCGACGCATCAACCAGAGAAATTTAAAGTGAGAAAAAAAAGAATTTATCATATAGAAAATGGGTGTCTAAAGGATGAATTCATTAATTAA
- the glmS gene encoding glutamine--fructose-6-phosphate transaminase (isomerizing), with product MCGIVGYLGVHKASDVILSGLEKLEYRGYDSCGICFFDNEANQFVFYKDKGRVNHLISDYDYSANNNLAIGHTRWATHGKPNQTNSHPHFSLSNRFSIVHNGVIENYKELTAKFLPEIKFISETDTEVVANLIEHFSIELSVEESIRKTLSLIEGSYALLIIDTSFPNVMYAAKNKSPLLIGTAEDGITLASDVMALVGHSDFYFPIEDKTFTVVKRENNEFHFEMFDIIGKPVEVHLTKMDIVLEEIGKQGYSHYMLKEICEQPSVVRKIMSKYMVEDDFSLDKEIVSLFKRAKRIYIIAAGTSMHAGFIGKYYFENLAFIPTEVFIASEFAYNIPLLVEDPLFVLISQSGETADLRACLLNIKKMGYPSITITNVATSTLAREATHFLEIFAGPEIAVASTKAYVGQVTLLAIISYVLSEKKTFDLKTELSKVAVAMDAIIDKREYIHSLIKENITKRNCFYIGRGIDYYTCLEAALKLKEISYIQTEGFAAGELKHGTIALIEEGIPVIAIISQSAIKNNTRSNIREVTSRGANVLVISLNKVSDPTDEIILMDVYEVFSPLLTVIPTQLIAYYTALDLNKDIDKPRNLAKSVTVE from the coding sequence ATGTGTGGAATTGTTGGGTATTTAGGAGTTCATAAAGCCTCAGATGTTATATTGTCTGGTTTAGAAAAATTAGAATATCGTGGATATGATTCCTGTGGAATTTGTTTTTTTGATAACGAAGCAAATCAATTCGTTTTTTATAAAGATAAAGGTAGAGTTAATCATTTAATTTCTGATTATGATTATTCTGCAAATAACAATTTGGCGATAGGCCATACTAGATGGGCGACTCATGGCAAACCAAATCAAACCAATTCTCATCCTCATTTTTCTCTTTCAAACCGTTTTTCTATCGTTCACAATGGTGTGATTGAGAATTATAAAGAATTGACGGCTAAATTTTTACCAGAAATTAAATTCATTAGCGAAACGGACACAGAAGTAGTTGCAAATTTAATTGAACATTTTTCCATCGAGTTATCGGTTGAAGAATCGATTCGAAAAACATTATCTTTGATTGAAGGATCTTATGCTCTTTTAATTATCGACACTTCTTTCCCAAATGTAATGTATGCAGCTAAAAACAAAAGCCCTCTTCTAATTGGAACTGCAGAAGACGGAATAACGCTTGCAAGCGACGTTATGGCGCTTGTTGGTCACTCCGATTTTTATTTTCCAATTGAAGACAAAACATTTACTGTGGTGAAAAGAGAAAACAACGAATTTCATTTTGAAATGTTTGATATCATTGGCAAACCAGTTGAAGTTCATTTAACTAAAATGGATATTGTATTAGAGGAAATTGGAAAACAAGGGTACTCACACTATATGTTAAAAGAGATTTGTGAACAGCCCTCTGTTGTTCGTAAAATCATGTCAAAATATATGGTTGAAGATGATTTTTCTCTTGATAAAGAAATTGTTTCTTTGTTTAAAAGAGCTAAAAGAATCTATATTATAGCTGCAGGAACTAGTATGCATGCAGGTTTTATCGGGAAATATTATTTTGAGAATCTAGCATTTATTCCTACAGAAGTATTTATTGCTAGTGAATTTGCTTATAATATTCCTCTTTTAGTAGAGGATCCTCTTTTCGTGCTGATTTCTCAATCTGGTGAGACAGCGGATTTAAGAGCATGTCTTCTTAATATTAAAAAGATGGGTTACCCATCTATCACAATAACAAACGTTGCTACATCTACCCTTGCAAGAGAAGCCACTCATTTCTTAGAAATATTTGCAGGTCCTGAAATAGCAGTTGCTTCTACAAAGGCTTATGTTGGTCAAGTTACACTACTTGCAATTATTTCTTATGTTCTTTCTGAAAAAAAGACGTTTGATTTAAAAACAGAATTATCAAAAGTAGCTGTTGCAATGGACGCTATTATTGATAAGCGAGAATACATTCACAGTTTAATCAAAGAGAATATTACAAAACGTAATTGTTTTTATATTGGACGAGGAATTGATTACTATACTTGTCTTGAAGCTGCTTTAAAACTAAAAGAAATTTCATATATTCAAACAGAGGGATTTGCGGCTGGAGAATTAAAACACGGTACTATCGCTTTAATTGAAGAAGGAATTCCTGTTATAGCAATTATTTCTCAAAGTGCAATCAAGAATAACACAAGATCGAATATAAGAGAAGTTACCTCAAGAGGGGCTAATGTATTAGTCATTTCATTAAATAAAGTAAGCGATCCGACAGATGAAATTATTTTAATGGACGTATATGAAGTGTTCTCACCTTTACTTACAGTCATTCCAACTCAACTGATTGCTTATTATACTGCACTAGATTTAAACAAAGATATTGATAAACCAAGAAATCTTGCAAAATCAGTAACCGTAGAATAA
- the rplT gene encoding 50S ribosomal protein L20, protein MPRVKGGYTTRRRHKRILKLAKGYYGAKHLLYKTAKEQVMNSLAYAFRDRRRRKRDFRKLWITRINAAARLNGLSYSKLINGLNLANVEVNRKMLADIAVTDSQGFSSICDQAKKAIDKNSK, encoded by the coding sequence ATGCCAAGAGTAAAAGGTGGATATACCACTAGAAGAAGACATAAAAGAATATTAAAATTAGCTAAAGGTTATTATGGTGCAAAGCATTTATTATACAAAACAGCTAAAGAACAAGTAATGAATTCACTTGCATATGCATTTCGTGATCGTAGAAGAAGAAAACGTGATTTTCGCAAACTATGGATTACTAGAATAAATGCAGCTGCTAGATTAAATGGATTATCTTATTCTAAATTGATTAACGGGTTAAATCTTGCTAATGTAGAAGTAAACCGTAAAATGTTAGCAGACATCGCTGTAACTGATTCTCAAGGATTTAGTTCTATTTGCGACCAAGCTAAAAAAGCAATCGATAAAAACTCTAAATAA